The stretch of DNA CAATAACCAATATGACTTGGTCAACTATTTGGACGCTGATAAGGCAGGAGCCATCCTAGGGGAGGATTACACGTTCCTCCTCCGAGGCCATCACAACGTTTCGAGTCAACGGTATACCACTGGGATGAACAGAACTATAGATGTAACTGCCTATCCTGACGTAAACGATTTGTACCTGGCAGCAGACATATTGGTAACCGATTATTCGTCTGTAATGTTCGATTTCTGCGTTACCGAGAAGCCGATCTATTTCTTAACCCCCGATCTCGAGCAGTACCGAGACACGGTCCGCGGCTTCTACTTCGATTTTGAAGCTTCAGCTCCGGGGCCGCTCACCCGGACCACGGAGCAACTCGCCGAATCCATTGCCCATAAAGTTGCAGAGGAACATTATGCAACTAGATATGCGGCCTTCAGAAATAGGTTCGCAGCCCTCGATGATGGGCAAGCCGGGCGCCGCGTCTACGACGCAATCTGGGGGGATGAGTCCGACAACGGAAGCCGCGTACCAGGTTTTCCATCCAATACGCTATAGCGTGGTTGCACTAGCAGGAACTTGATTGATAGGGAGATTTGAAAATGAAACGAATTTTGATGCGGGCCGGTAAGAGCCCTTTTGACGCGGTATCCCCATACGGCACCTTCGCCAAGAACGTCATCGGCAGCAACAACGGAAACCTTATTTTCGGTGCTGCGGCACACAAGCTATTTTCTGTAGCCGGCGCCGAAGTGGCTCCTAACAATTATAGAATCAACGGTGCGATGGCCGACTCCGTAAACGATGAGTACGACGGATTTGTTCTGCCGCTCGCCAATGCCTTCCGACCTAGCTTTGAACCCGAGCTTCAGCGTACCGCAGAATTTATCGAGCGACTCCGTATCCCCTTCATTATGGTCAGCGGAGGCGCGCAACTCGATCTCGACGGATCTCATGATTCATTGAAACCGATGGAAGCGACGGTTAGGCGCTTTGCCAAGGCAGTTCTGAGTAAGTCGAGCGCATTGAGCGTTCGGGGCGAAAGGACCGCAAGCTATCTTCAATCCCTGGGTTTCAATGATGTGATCGTAGTGGGTTGTCCGTCCATGACGATGAACGGGCCGGGACACGTTGTTCACAAGAACTCCAGCGTGCTAGATGAGAAGTCCCAGGTCGCTTACAATATCGAGACAAGCATCGACCTTCTTGGGGACGTCATTGCGAGCAACTCCGACAGGTATAACATGACCTACTTTCCGCAGGACATAAAGACAATGGAGTTGATGCTATGGGGCGTCGATAAGTACCCGGCCACTCGGGACGGCCGGCTTCCCCTTCGGTCAAGCCATCCCCAGATTTCACAAGGTAAGGCCAAGTTTTATGTAGACGCGCCTACTTGGATTCAAAAAATGGGCGATTACGCTCTATCTTTTGGCCCGCGCATTCATGGTAATATTGCCGCGATTCTAGCAGGTACGCCAGCTGTGGTTATTGCGCATGATTCTCGTACGCTGGAGCTTGCGGATTATCATAGCATTCCGCGGATGCTTCCCAAGGACCTTCAACCCAATATGGACGTTGCCGACATTTTCCAGTTTGCAGATTACACGGAGTTTAACCGCGGCCATGCCGAAAGATTCGATAGGCTTGGGCGCTTTATTAAGGAGAATGGTTTCTCGCATATTTATGAAGCGGACCAGGCCCCTGCCAGGGAGGAATATGAGGCCAAACTGGCCCGCGTGGAGTTTCCTCCGCCCCTGACCACGGTGTGGTCAGGGCAGGATGATTTCCAGCGGGAGAGGCTGGTCATCCAGCGCACTTCGGAAGTCGAACATCGGGAGGTCGTGGCTCGTCTTCGCCGAGATCTGACCGCTGCCGTAGGGAGGATCAAGAAGTTGGAGGCGGCTAACGCCGATCTTAAGAGGGTGTTTGCCAACCAAAATTAGGAGGGAGACGTAGGCCGGTGGCGGTTTTGGAAGATCTGTACCTGCCTGCGGTAAACTCGTAGTGGTTTGATGTAGAGAGCGCGTCTTCAATTACTGTGGCGAGCGTCATCGGCTGGCGGTAGTCATACTGCTGTCAGGACGTTACCGATCGTTAATTCAACCGATTTGTAGTCTTCCATGTTGTGGTAGTTGAGGGCGCTGACTCGCGTCCGTGATTTTGCTGTCGTACGCATTTTCTCGGCTACTGTCATCTCCGTCAGCGAGTTGGCCGCTGGACGTCCCCCAAGTCACCTGGAAAACAGGGCTGCCGCCGGGTTGCTGCCCTGGCTGCGGGGTTGTCGCGGTGCGCGGTGGGGGACGCTTCCAGAAGATTCCGCACGTCCCTGTCGTGGCGACGCGGAGGAGCAAAGGTCCAAGTACCGCTAAGGACCATGAGGGTGTGCCATGATGGCTTTCCGCCGTGCCATGGGGGCGAATCGGAGGCTGCTTCTGCACGCCGGCGAGAGACTCAAGGACACCGCGGCTACCATCCCTCCGTGGTTTTCCGCGGATGACGCGAACGGAAGGCTGCAGGCGTTGTGGAAGATCGAAGGACGGCGAAGTCCTCGTGTGACGGCGCAAGACAAACAAGCTCTACCGCACCGCTTGCCGATTCGCGAAACGAGATCGACGTTTTCCGGTCACCGGGGGCACGACCGGCAAGGTCGAGGCGAGCCACACCGGAATCAGGCTCATCAAACGCTCCGCCGCTACCGCAATGCCAGCAACTAGGATTCAGATCCGCTTTATCATTGCCGTCCGAACGGCGGCATGGCACTCACCGGGGGATCCCGTTCCCTACGAAACGTGAAGAGCAGCTCATCGGGGTCCTATCTGCCGACGCAGGAGCATATCGTCCTGGGGGAATTCTTGGGTTCCTCCGGGACAACGCAACTTGCGGAGACGCAGCGATTGGGGCTTCTCGTAAGGCCACTACTACCGCCCCGAGGGAGGGTCAGACGTGCCCATGCGCAGAATATCCGCAGGATATCCTCAGGATCGAATGGTGTCGGTTCGCCCAAAGCTAATATTGCATTTGGGTTATTCGAGGTGTTGCTGACCGTTCGGCGTAGGAGCTGCCGTGTTCGTACGCTTCCTTACAATTCCTCGAGTAGCAGATGAGGTCCAAAGGGTTTAGGAAGGTCCGAATATGGGACATGCAGTACAACGAGGAGCCACGCGCTGGATGACCGCAGTTCTGGTCGCCCTGGTAATCCTAACTCTGTTCAGTGCGCAAAAAAGCTCAGCAGCAATGGCCTATCCGGCACCAGTGGGCTTAAAATCGTCGTTCAGCAGTCCGTCCACGATCACGCTCTCTTGGGGGGGTGTTGCGGGTGCTAAGGGCTACCGCTTGCAGCAGGCCAGCAACCTTGCGATGAGTGGATCGACTTACTATTCTTTCACCGGAACAACGGCTGATATCAGAGGTCTCACGCCTGACACTACGTATTACTTCCAGGTCCGTGTTATCGACGCAGCTGGAACTGGCGTAAGCGAGTACTCCGCCCGAGTAGCCGTAAAAACGGCGACCAAACCCGTGCTGCAAGCGGTGCAGAATGCTCTCCGTGTGGCAACGTACAACGTTTCGTGCGAGTATTGCTTTGCAAGTCGGGCTAATGAACTGCCTTGGATCGGGCGAAGGGATGCGGTAGTAAAAACCGTATTGGGGCAAAGGCCCGATGTTCTCGGCGTGCAAGAGGCATCTTCCGGAAGACTGAAAAGTGACACGTCAACAGCTGGCCTAGCTCAATTCGAAGACCTAACAAACCGGTTGGTCGCTGCAGGAACACCGTACAAGCTGAGTAATACGAAGAGAAATAACTGCGTAGATGACCAGACTCCTAGTAACTGCGTCTACCAATACAAGGGCGCGTCCGGTGGCACCAAGATTTTGTACAATAGTGGCACGGTCGAGCTCCTGAGTCAGGGTTCGCAGAAGCTAGCAACGCAAACCGGCGCCGACGATCGCTATTTTGCGTGGGCGATACTTCGCCAGAGGGCGACAGGGAAAGTATTCTTCTTCGGAAACGCACATCTGATCGACCACATGTCTGACCCGGCCTTTTTTGCGCTTCGGACAAAGCAAGCTGAACAAGTTATAACTGCTATTGCCGCGAAGAACACGGGTAAATATCCTGTCGTCATGGTCGGAGATTTTAATTCCAACAAGTGGACCGCGCCTTCCAATGCTCCGTACGACGCCTTCATCAAGGCCGGCTACATCGATCCCCTAGGTAACACATATAAGAGTGATCTTCCAAGCAGTGCCGCGACGGCAGAAAAAACAATTCGTGCGAATTTTGAAAGCTATAACGGCTTTGCTCGGAAGGCGCCCGCTCGCAACTCCTACGGCAATGGCACTTACATGGACTACATCTTCACGTCAAAGATGCGAACGACCGTTTGGGAGAACGTGTTAAACATCGACAGCACTGGAAATTTTGTTGGAACGATTCCGTCGGACCACAACATGATCAGAGCCGACGTCCAGCTGCCTTAGGTCCCCAGGAGGAGTTGTTGACGTGGTTTGACGAAATGCAAAGTTCGACCCAATACGTTGATTGGTTGCGTAACTACGTTTGCGAATTCTTGTCATGTAGTCGACCGGTTAGCGCGGGTGGGGCGTTGAGGCCTTACCAGTGGGTTTGGGTCCCTTCCACGGGGGGATGAAGGACGGCGGGTTTGCCCTCCTGGATGGTAAGAGCCCGTTCACCTGTCCCCGTGGGCAGCTTTTTGTCGACGCGGTACGGTCCAGAAATGTCTCCACGTGTGGTGGTGCGAGATGGTGGTGAGGCAGGCGGGTCTTGCGACTGAGGCGGTGTCGCTTCCATAGTGCGTGGCCGACTGGACCATCACGGCGTGGTAGCGGGGGTTCCGAGAAGGGCTTGGTTGATGCCCTTTCCGGTGTTGTAGTGGTCGCTGACCTGGGTGGGCGAAAGCACCGTGGGGTAGACCGCGAACTCGTCGATGGACCCTGCGAAGTAGTTGCTCGAAGGTCGCAACGGCCAGCCCGTCAGCTGGTCTCCGCCGATCTTCCAGGCCCCCCAATAGCTCTGCGCGGCGGTCTGGTTCGGCAGAACCCCGAGCTGCGCTCCGTCAACGTATAACCGCATGCCGTCGCTGCCCTGGCTTGCCACCGCGTGGTGCCAGGCGTTGTCGTTGTAGGGAAGGACCGACGTGATGGTTCGTGGTCCGTTGGAGTTAACCCCGAAGACCAGCCTGCCAGTGTCCGTCATGTAGAGGTTGCGGTCGTATTTTCCGCTGAGTCCGGGGTCGGTGCCGTGCCGGTCCGGCTGGCCATTGCCGAAGCCGAAGATCTTCCCACCCTGGGTCGTGTTCGTCTTGAACCAGACTTCAGCGGTGTAAACGGTGGGTGCGTTGCCGCGAACCTGACCGTAGGAGAACGCGCTCGTGCCGTTGAACGTCGTGGACCGGCTGGGATCATTCGCGATGGCTCCTGAGTCGCCGGCGAAAGCCGGTCCGCCGTAGCTCAGCTCAAGGTTGTTGCCCGGCGAACTGTCGGCGCCCACCGTCGGGCCGGCGTCATCAAGCCGCCAGTAGGTCGTGGCACCAGCCCCGAGAACTGCAGCAGGGTAGGCCGCATCCGTCCGGGCCGTCGTCACGGAAACTGACGCCGAAAGCGGGCCGGTGTTGGTGCCATCCGTTGCCCGGATCCGGTAGCTGTACCGTGTTCCCGGGACTGCCGTCTTGTCCGTGAAGGACACCTGGCCGGTCGACCACCAGAGCGAACTGCCGGGCACCGTGCCAAGAGGGGTCGACGAGCCGTTGCGGTAGATGTTGTAGGTCAGCTCGGAGTCGTCGTCGTCCAGGCTGGCGCGCCACCGGATCTGGTTTTCGCCGCTCACCAGGCTCGCCGCGCTGACGTTGCTCGGCGCCGAAGGTGCCACTGTTCCCGGGCCGGGACCAAACCGTGTCAGACCCTGCTGGGCCTTGCCGTTGGTCGTGGTGAATTCGCCGGCAACCCACAGCACGTCGCCGGAACCCTTGTTCGTGTGAACCAGCGCCCGCGGGCCGATCATTTCGCCGATTCCGTCGTTGGTGTCCGGGCTCCAGCCAAGCTGGACGCGAGGGTCGTTCACGCTCTGGGCGGTGAGGTGCTGCCGCACCCCGTTGGCAAAGAGTTGCATTGTGTTGCAGTTGTGCTCGTGGCTCGCGGCGTACAGAACGCGATTGTAGACATCGACTGCCTGGGTTGCGCCCAGGCAGGTGTCCCGCCAGGTCTGGTCGTAGGTATCCAGGCTGAAGCGCGCCCGGCCGTCGAAGACACCGCCGCCCGTGCCCTCATTGCCAATATAGAAACTCTGGCCATCGTCGACTATGGACTTCGTGAACGATGTGCGGGGAATGAACGCTGCGCCGTACGCCCGCACGTTCGCACCGGTTGTGGCGTCCACGACGGCGAGTGACTGGGAGGCTACTCCATTGACCGTTGCGAAGTCGCCGCCGATAACCGCGACATTGCGGCCTGCGGGAACGGTCAACGCACGACCCGGCGCGTTTGCATCCGGTGCCCAGGGCAGCAGCGTGCCGTTATTGTCGACCGCTGCAAAGCGGCCGCGAGGTGTCGAGCCGACGCTCTTGAAGTCGCCGCCGAAATAGACGGCTGTGTTTGTTGCCGCAATTGTCCGGACGGCTGCCGAGATCGGTTGCGGCCTGAACGTCGTGTCGACCGTGCACCCGGGGAGTTTGATAGCAGCAAGACGTGTCGTGTTGACGCCGCTGATGGCCCCGAATTGGCCGCCGACATAGAGCCGAGTGCCGTCCGGGGTTACCGCCAGGGCGCGCACGCTCGTCCCCGTACCGCCGGTGGCGGACAAAGCGCAAGAGGTGGGGTTGCCGGTGTAGGCGTCGAACGCCGCAAAGTTCACGGCGCTTCGTGATTGGGAACTTCCGGCAGCTGTGCCGGGGGGCCGAATCTGGGTAAACGTTCCGCCGGCATAAACCACGCCGTTTGACTGGGCCATCGTCCAGGCAACGCCGTTGGTTTGCCAGGTCGGGAGATCGTTGGCGGAAAACCCAACTCCCGGAGACAGGGCGAGAGCAGGAATGCTTGTCGCCATTAATGGTGCAGCGGCAAGTGCAATACCTGCCAGAACTGCTGGGATCTTTTGACCCATGGAGTGCCCCCGTACGTGAACATTAGCTTCAGGCCTGAAACTACAAAGATCAAACCAACAAAGCCCAAGGGCGGGAACGGTTGCTCCTACTAGCTTTTCAACCGGAACTACTTGTCTTGCGAGAGCGGGTACTCGCTTTCGTCATCACACACAGTGTCCCTAAGTCGTCGTGCAGCGGGCTTTTCACTGCATAGCGGAACCTGAGCCGCTTCTCGGACCCACCGTACTGAGGACGACACT from Arthrobacter sp. B3I9 encodes:
- a CDS encoding LamG-like jellyroll fold domain-containing protein, with amino-acid sequence MNFAAFDAYTGNPTSCALSATGGTGTSVRALAVTPDGTRLYVGGQFGAISGVNTTRLAAIKLPGCTVDTTFRPQPISAAVRTIAATNTAVYFGGDFKSVGSTPRGRFAAVDNNGTLLPWAPDANAPGRALTVPAGRNVAVIGGDFATVNGVASQSLAVVDATTGANVRAYGAAFIPRTSFTKSIVDDGQSFYIGNEGTGGGVFDGRARFSLDTYDQTWRDTCLGATQAVDVYNRVLYAASHEHNCNTMQLFANGVRQHLTAQSVNDPRVQLGWSPDTNDGIGEMIGPRALVHTNKGSGDVLWVAGEFTTTNGKAQQGLTRFGPGPGTVAPSAPSNVSAASLVSGENQIRWRASLDDDDSELTYNIYRNGSSTPLGTVPGSSLWWSTGQVSFTDKTAVPGTRYSYRIRATDGTNTGPLSASVSVTTARTDAAYPAAVLGAGATTYWRLDDAGPTVGADSSPGNNLELSYGGPAFAGDSGAIANDPSRSTTFNGTSAFSYGQVRGNAPTVYTAEVWFKTNTTQGGKIFGFGNGQPDRHGTDPGLSGKYDRNLYMTDTGRLVFGVNSNGPRTITSVLPYNDNAWHHAVASQGSDGMRLYVDGAQLGVLPNQTAAQSYWGAWKIGGDQLTGWPLRPSSNYFAGSIDEFAVYPTVLSPTQVSDHYNTGKGINQALLGTPATTP
- a CDS encoding polysaccharide pyruvyl transferase family protein, translating into MKRILMRAGKSPFDAVSPYGTFAKNVIGSNNGNLIFGAAAHKLFSVAGAEVAPNNYRINGAMADSVNDEYDGFVLPLANAFRPSFEPELQRTAEFIERLRIPFIMVSGGAQLDLDGSHDSLKPMEATVRRFAKAVLSKSSALSVRGERTASYLQSLGFNDVIVVGCPSMTMNGPGHVVHKNSSVLDEKSQVAYNIETSIDLLGDVIASNSDRYNMTYFPQDIKTMELMLWGVDKYPATRDGRLPLRSSHPQISQGKAKFYVDAPTWIQKMGDYALSFGPRIHGNIAAILAGTPAVVIAHDSRTLELADYHSIPRMLPKDLQPNMDVADIFQFADYTEFNRGHAERFDRLGRFIKENGFSHIYEADQAPAREEYEAKLARVEFPPPLTTVWSGQDDFQRERLVIQRTSEVEHREVVARLRRDLTAAVGRIKKLEAANADLKRVFANQN
- a CDS encoding endonuclease/exonuclease/phosphatase family protein; protein product: MTAVLVALVILTLFSAQKSSAAMAYPAPVGLKSSFSSPSTITLSWGGVAGAKGYRLQQASNLAMSGSTYYSFTGTTADIRGLTPDTTYYFQVRVIDAAGTGVSEYSARVAVKTATKPVLQAVQNALRVATYNVSCEYCFASRANELPWIGRRDAVVKTVLGQRPDVLGVQEASSGRLKSDTSTAGLAQFEDLTNRLVAAGTPYKLSNTKRNNCVDDQTPSNCVYQYKGASGGTKILYNSGTVELLSQGSQKLATQTGADDRYFAWAILRQRATGKVFFFGNAHLIDHMSDPAFFALRTKQAEQVITAIAAKNTGKYPVVMVGDFNSNKWTAPSNAPYDAFIKAGYIDPLGNTYKSDLPSSAATAEKTIRANFESYNGFARKAPARNSYGNGTYMDYIFTSKMRTTVWENVLNIDSTGNFVGTIPSDHNMIRADVQLP